The stretch of DNA ATTCATAGACAATACTGGCTTATGTAGCCTATTATTTCCCAGCATAACAAAAAACTATGTTGCGTGTCTCAACAGCTGGCAGAAGTCGATGGGAATGGAAACATGCAGCCCTTCCCCACTGGCTACCTGCACATGAAGTTTGAGGACAGCCAGGCAGTCCTGGATGACTACTCTGACGTGGTCCTGTATGAGAGAGGCCACCTAAACCCGGACCAGCACCAGTCCACGCCACACGACCGCGCCGCCACCTACACTTTGACCAACGTGGTCCCGGAGATCCGCGAGTTCAACATCGGGCCTTGGCGTGAGTACGAGGAGCGGATCCGGGTCCGCCTCAACAACTTCTGCCGCGGCACGGCCTACATCGTGACCGGAGTGACCACCAGGGGCAACATGATCCGTCGAAACAACCAGGACCGCGTGGCCATCCCCGAAGACGTGTGGTCCGCTTACTGCTGCACTGAATACGACCGCAACGCGCCGCACGATGTCCGCATCCGCTTCCCGACCTACGGAGTCTTGGCCAAAAACGCCAAAGAGGGCAACAGCGTGCACGAGATGCCGCTCCAGGAACTTGAGATCTTTCTGAAAAGTAATTTGGATGTTGACCAGAACCTTCAGATCTTCTATGACAACTGCATCTCTCCCTCACCCCTCCCTCTTTACCTCCAACATACTATCTGAGAGCTTAAACCTCCTGTGTGTTACGTGGTTTTTAATTATTCTAATGCTAAATTCAAAATGCAGAGTTGGAGGTTATGCAAATTGGCTCATTCAATAAAATATCTTAATTAACTGTGATTGTGTTATTTATCATTTACTTTATTCTTGTAACATAACATGTCTATGTAAAGCTGTGTTAGGCttagaaaaaaatcattttatcATAGGCTACTCGTGAGTTTAAATGTTTGGTCAGTTATGGAAATTGGATTTTACTTTTATGGCTATCTGATGGGTTTTAGTGCCTTTTAATCATTTACTTAACCTACTTGTGATAAAAGTCTTttgaatatgaaaaaatatCCATAGTTATAAGTTATATAAGAAAGTAAGAAAACCTAAAAAACCAACACAAGAACATTGAGAAACCTTCCAAACTTACAATCTAAATTATTTAAAAGACAGTGAGAACATTTGTGTATTAAATGACACATTACAAATGTTCAATTACATGTGTGAACATCATATAGGcctaatttttaatttttttttttgctttcatgTAATATAGATAGCTTCTTTAAATTGATAATGACGTTTCTATTTGCAATTCTAAAGAGGAAGATGCTTTCTGAGCTGTTAGTGCTTCATCAGCCATCATCCCAAAATAATTTAGAATGTCTCAACAGAGGCTATAGTTCATTTGGGTTagaagcatagactgtataacaTCTCAGAGGCAGTCATTTTCTGATGCAGCAAGCCTTTTCTACACATTAAAGCTGCATACTGCCATCTAGTGACAGAGGGAAAGTATTTCCTGTGATCACTGCTTACAGCTAAACCAACAGTGTAAATGATCCGCAAAGGTAATTGGGTTGAGGGCAAAAGAAAAATACTATGACATTACCGTAAACATCATTCATCTAAACAATTTTGCAATCTATTTACTGTATGATGACTCTGCTGAAGAAATAACAGAGATGATTTTGATTAATACAGTGCACACATCAAAGTTATTAGACACAGCGTAGGTGATAACTTGCTTATTATTGCAGCAATAAGTCATGCCTGATATTCTAAACCATAAGTAAGGATTTAATATTCCAGAtatgaaaaaaaactattaaaaactatagaaacgtttttaaaaaactgatgcattgtacatttttcaacttttattGTGCATTAATCCAAAAAGAATTTCCAAAAAACATAGCTGCAGGCAGGGTTTGCTTATTGAAATTATCTGTCTTTACTGTTTTCCACCctaaggcacttaccatctccaaccgAAAACATTGTTCAccaacagctctattgtagtccagcctttacttccgtgacgaacgtgcatcactttgtaacacacgttataatgctcacctagctgctagcatggcacgccctcatattctgcttctgactgggtagtagtccttacctagctactgcacgtgtgcgactgccaacaaagatggaacagaagtgagatgcctcactctgtagctaaaacagagagctcaacacacagggtgaaaagaggagccgcagcaatgtgcagtacaacaaaaatatggtggtggtgttttttttaaattaaaccatgtacaCCTATtgtgatataacctctaaattaacctgaaaatgagcataatatgaacactttaattATTCCCACATTAGGGCTTGAATGAATGGAAAGCCATGCATTAGCACAAATGTATCATCCAACAGCACCAGTGCATAAGTCTGCTCCGGTATATTTGCTATAATATTGATTTATTGAGTACAGCAGCTGAATAAACACAGATCAGAGGACAGTCACGGAACTGGTGCTGTTATTTTAGGCTTTAAAATTCAAATCCTCTGGATAACTTTAAGACCTCATGGAATGAAAGTCAACACTCAGTTTGTGTGGATTTAGAAAATGAAATCATGGGAAGCTGAGCTTTAGGAGGATACATTCTGTGGTGAAAGCTAGCCTATATGCTAAAAAGCAACACGTTTATGATGTCCTCAAAGTCACAGTATTACAGCAATGAACACCATGGTTCTATCTCTGAGCAGCCACAGCTACAACCATCAGTTTCCTCTTTcttaaaaactgaaaacaaaaaaacatcacttCTCTCAATTCTCCAATAATAGGCCTAAcgttaaatgttttaaatactGTCAGTCAAAGTCGCTCACAAAAACGGCCAGCAATATAAGCAAAACGATTTTGATATCCCGACTGTAAGCTACCAAATACTCAAGTTAGcaactaagctagctagctggtgaAACGAGTCAACATAGCAGCTAGCTTAACTAAAGACCGAGGTATTTTTCCCAGGAGTTGGTGACCAAACCAGAGGTTAAAGGTAAGTGTGTATTGGTGGCCAGCAACGGGACTCGAAATTAAAGTTTAAGTTGCTCGCACGTCTTGgttgtgtaaataaataaactaacagGTTAGCTACAACAACATCAGAGTGCTCCGGATTGTGTGTAGCGTACCAACTTGTAGTGGGGTTCTCCTGCCCCCTCGTGGCTATAAAATGTAGGGCCTATTACAGCTTTAATATTGCATCCCTGACAATGTGACACAAATGATGGCAAAATCTTTTGTTTAAGAATGTCTTTTAATGTTTTCCAGTTCAGATACACAACATACAGTGTGTAATAGCCTCTATTTGAAATAgaaatattaattttaattcTTTCAACTCCTGGTCATTATGCTCTCTCACAGTATCTTGAGCTTCAAGCAGGTTACTGAATCAGACTAaatgaaacagacaaacaggtgCAAGCCTTCACTTTACCATTCCAGCAATACATGTTTTAATAAGACAATATTTGGATCCTTGTAatgctttttattatttttatatatattttgtcctTACCTTTTAAGCCAACATCAAAACTGTAGTGTAAACATGTAAACTTGGTGAGTGTGCTTCCATTATCTGTTGGCTGTCCAAACTATCTTTGTAATGCTGTTTTTAGAAGCGTGGGCAACTCAAACT from Sander lucioperca isolate FBNREF2018 chromosome 13, SLUC_FBN_1.2, whole genome shotgun sequence encodes:
- the LOC116065016 gene encoding endonuclease domain-containing 1 protein, translated to MSMLTPLVFVPVLACFLPLMSATVVQDFNHIERCKDSLYMGTPPRGFTDTKLKRICQRYADRPRYVTLYDPQKRIPVYSAYTFKKTEGDRRVDYPWMYEPQLAEVDGNGNMQPFPTGYLHMKFEDSQAVLDDYSDVVLYERGHLNPDQHQSTPHDRAATYTLTNVVPEIREFNIGPWREYEERIRVRLNNFCRGTAYIVTGVTTRGNMIRRNNQDRVAIPEDVWSAYCCTEYDRNAPHDVRIRFPTYGVLAKNAKEGNSVHEMPLQELEIFLKSNLDVDQNLQIFYDNCISPSPLPLYLQHTI